The DNA segment TACCCGTTTTTAACTTCCATCCTTCGTAgacaattatatatcacttataaatgaTTCAAGAAACAATTGAATCATTTCTGTCACTAATATCTTAGCCCAGTTGAAATGGTTTGCACTCTTCTTTCAGTGAAATGAAGTGAGCGAGTACCGAGTCTGTCTGGCAGGACCTCGAGTCCTTGCACGCGCTCGTCTTTATGCAGCTCCAGGCCGTAGACACAGTCGAAGCCGTCGTATTTGATCAGGTAGAGCGAGGGGTTGACGGGCACCTGGTCTAAAACTGTGCCTTTCCACTGCGACGCCGCGCCGCTGCCCTCCTTCCAGATGTGCTGGATTCGACAGCCCACGATGTTCCTCCGCGGCTGAGCCACTGCTTTAGTGGGGCCTACGCTGCTTTTGTGTTTCCTGTCAGATGATCACAGATCAGCATTAACATCGCTCTGAAAGGAGAGCGCTTACATTTCCTGGACGATGAATTCTGAATCAGGATCAAGGTGAAGTGTGTCTTTTCAACAACATCAAAAACTCTTGATGCTTAAGACTCAGATTCAGAGAAAGTGtttaacatttaatgaaatgCACACTTAAGCTTTAATCCTTAAAACATTTTATGCTTCACCtaatctgtaacattataaaaaatgtatatttataatgattattcatttaatatatgaTGGGTTTATCatgatttaacatttcaaaaaaaaatattaaatatagtatatataataattaaatacatatttacagaTTCAGCCATAtgcaagaaaattaaaaaatgattaatatttaatatttatttttacaattaatatgaactaaacatttaaagaatatattataatttaataatataatttatattcaagTGTTCAATCCTAAtacacaattaaatacaaaaatatacttcatctaatatttaatattttaaacgtaaatataatgtaataatccATATTTATACATTCAGCCTtaaaacacaagaaaacaaaaaaaatgctttacctacttcactttgaaaatgattattaaatacatattatgaTCAAAATTAGCTaaactttcaaaatattaatataataaaattgtatttatcatATTCATCAAATACACTTCACCTGATATTTAACTCtgataataaaacactttttatgaACAGTATGaactaaacatttacatttttttaatataaaatatttatagaattaAATTTGTATATTCTGCCTCAAATCaatgtaaatattatgtaatCAATTAAAAATGATGCTTCGCATAATAATTAACTCTGATAatgatattaaatacataaatatgtattgcaatcaatctaaacaaaatattaattataatgtaataatatccACAAATCAATCCCTAAAATACAAgccaaaaaatgttttgcaaaatatttaactccaaaaattataattattaaatgcttaaaatgttgtattgatgatcattattaatataattcacACATTCAGCactacataataattattattatttataaatgctataaacatgatataatgtaacataaaacaataattaatatttttcaattcAGCAAAAAAACACAAGCAAGTACAAACTTACTTATGAGAGTTCTTTTTCTTCATCATATTTGCAGAGACACCAGCATGCCCTTCAATCACACAGACAGCACACACGGTTATTATTAAAGACACTGTGATCCTCAGAAGGCTGGTCCGATATCAAACAGCCGCTCTGACCTGCATCAGCTCTGGATCTCTGGGCCGCGTTCTTCCCGAATGGGGTCTtcattcatctgtgtgtgtgggagcAGCCCGGCTGCCGCACTAGGGTCAAAATATCCTCTACTCTTTCTGATGAATGAAAGAGTTTCGGGGGAGAGGGGACTCAACCTAAAGGAGgcagtcaaaataaaacaaaaaacgcTGGCATGTAAGGAGCTCGCCTGATGCCCGTCTGACGCTGTGGAATGACTGGGGCTCAGGAGAGAGTCGGGGGGACGGGTCGGCCTCTCAGGGCCCGCGCCAATGAGTACTGATCCAGACCTCCTTCAGAAGGGCTCCAGCAACCTAAAAAATTTAACAACATATCAAGATTGAGGATCTTGAGTGCAAACagattataaacaaataataagtTAAATGCTTGTTTAATTCATAACTGCATGTTTCttagtaaaatttaaatatagcacttgtatattaaaactcttttgttggttttgattgcttctattgtcctcatttgtaagtcgttttggataacaaacaaagatgctgcagacatgcaacatgagcagtttttaatctaaattacatttattcatttagctgacgcttttatccaaagcgacttaaaattgctatatatgtcagaggtcgcacacctctggagcaactaggggttaagtgacttgctcagggacacattggtgtttcacagtggattcgaacccgggtctctcgcaccaaaggcatgcgtcttatccactgcgccaacaccaccccaaattacaaattacagaatgatttgacttcagttttgtgaaactatacatattagcatgaaacagaaacagtagacgatctgaacgagacgcagattcactctctgccagcaggtggagcttaaagcgtttccttggttaccgccgtaaacaaagcacttgtgaacaaCGCAGCAGGTgtagcttaaagcgtttccttggttaccgccgtaaacaaagcacttgtgaacaacgcagcaggtggagcttaaagagTTTAATTGGTTACCAccgtaagaaaagaaaaaataccatctaaacttttctaaagacacacattcatataaactcctaacCCTAATTGAGTCGCGATTTGTTTAGCACCTCAACAGATTTGAATCATCACTTATTTTTACCTATTTTCAACTggatgaaatcatgaaaatactaagctgaaaactaaaaaaaatatattaaaaaaatggaaaatgggGTCAAATGTGATTATGTTGacattaaaaggatagtttacccaaaagttTTAATTGCGTCAACATTTACTCTCcatcaaattgttccaaacctctatgaattTCCGGCATCCATTGACTTCTACagtattttttccatactatgggaGTCAttgggaccagcaactgtttggttacaaacattcttattcaaaatatctttatggcaAACGAATATACATTGGGATAAATTAAAGGTGAGCAAATgacaacaattttcatttttaggtgacctGTCTCTAAGGCAAGACACAACAAGCAAAAACCTTTTAATACACTGGTCATTCTTTCaataaaaacatccaaaaactaattttatgtttgtagatatagataaaaaattaatatttttaaaggatgttttctaaaaatgagtttgtttcttctccTCAGCAGCACTTAGACCAAAATAGACTTTTTATtcatatctatattctgaaggtttttatagATTTGTCCATTCATATATCATTCACTTtgacttatttaatattttattcctaAATTGTATTTGTATCTGACTGTCggcagtattttctgatttatggagtgactGAATtctaatatgtcaacaaaaaaacaacaaatttgcTTTGTGTAATGTTCAGATTCACTGAGATTCATTCAAATAGATAATGCCTTGTTTGCATATGAAAGCGTGTAATAAAAAATTGTATGAAATTCCTTATgcaagtaatttttatttttccttttttattaacatgtggCGTCTTgcttaaaatgtttacaaaacagTTTAATTATGCATTCAATAAGACTGAATAACCTTCATGTTAATGAGCCACAAGAGTACAATTACATTCGgttttccaaacaaacaaacgtcATGATGAAtgttggtaaaaaaaacaaaaaacattttagttcCCACTGTTTCTCAATGCAAGTCAATGGAAGCTGAAACGGTTTGgatgccaacattcttcaaaatatcttcttttatattccacagaaCAAAGAGCAGAgcaagtcattcaggtttggaacaagatggagatgagtaaacaatgacagaatctTCTTTTATGAATGAACTCTTCCTTTAAGTGAAATGTATTTCAGAAGATAACTCAAAGAAGTTGAATCCTAATATGTAAAAAACATGGTAAACAGACTCAAATGTGATTAATGACATGACATTTCAACCCTGTTGTGAAGGTTTATGCTTTGCAAATCGGCATTCATTAAAAGACGCACATCAACGATTCCCATCTGACGTCCCAAAACTCAAAACCCCAAAGAAAGCAGAGCAGATGAGCAATGACATGAGTTTAGCATTATTCAGGAAGCCAAGCAGACGCTGTTATACAACACAACAGGAGTACGCTACAAGCGCAGGGAGCTCTGGGCTTCCTTACATCACGTCAGCCGGCCAGACGAAGACAAACTCATTTATTCTGCCACACTGTCCAACTGAATCAAAACCATAACATGTTTTATAAAACAGGCCACTGCACATGAACATGACCTAGTGCAATCTAACAgcaatgtctttttaaaatgcgtaaaatgcattaaaatacaccATGCATTTATTGCTATTCTCCAACACCGCTGGATTCAAATAATAAGAACGTGGCTTCCATTTTCAATTTTAACGAAAATAACAAACGAGACAGGAACATTAACTCAAGGTCAATCCTCTTTTTTTTATGGCATCCTTCCACATTACTTTTAGATAAAGATGGTAAGATGATGCCAAAGTTTGAGTCACTTGACCCAAGTATTTTTCCtcaatatatgtaaaatatcCCTCATGCACTTTTCAAATTAACTCATTTCAGTCTCCGCTGGTCTTTTTCATAATATTAAACAACATCAAAAGACACATTTCACTCCAACAATAGAAGACTTCTAGAATCTTCCAAATGTATGCACAcaagtatatttgtgtgtgttattatttttaatggtgGTTCTTGCTCTGAATGACAGTATTTTTGCTGAATTACACTGATTTACTGCAATGCAACATCAATTAAATGCAACACAAATACCATTGCAATGCACAAATACGCTATATTctttgttttctcattaaaatctaGAAGAGAAATTGTTTAACTGCCATGAAAACCAtgtcaaatcacacacacacaaaaaagcaagCATTACTTCTTATTTTCTGGGATAAAATTAGACCCAGGTCTGGCCTAGACTTTCCACTGGCTTATATACTGTGGTTGAAGAagttatctatattttatttacatacacCTACACTCATGATAACGGCTCGCCAACGCAGTCAAAATCATAGCAATAACTGAACTCAATGGCGTTGCTTTAAACCTGCGCATGGATGATGGAGCAATTCTGTATATGCATTTACAAGCGTATGAGAATCTAATATATATCGGCTGTAGAAGCAAAAGTACTGAGCTGTATCAAATGTTAGCCAATGGCTGCTGTAATGACAACATCTGACAATGCTGAATGCAATTAAAGCCAGGGAATTTACAGCTCAATGATGCAGAAAAATGGTGTTCGTATCAAGTGAAACCAAGgatacaagaaaaaagaaaacggaAAATTTATTTTGAGCAATATGTTTATGTAAATTGACCAGGCAAGACAAAATGATATATGCATGCACAAACATCACAGATATGATCACGTTTCAGTTTGTTTGTAGTGGTTGGTCCACAAAAAGAGTGCAATTCAGAAGCTAAAGGCAGACTTAAATGAAACCCACCGCAGAGGCTGTTTCTCTGCTGTAATCTCTTCTTTGCAAGCCTAATTGATCAATTAATCCTCCAGAGGTGCCTTACAAAACTCTTCAGCAGACTGTCATGAAATACAAATGAACCGCCCACTTCCAAACAAACCCCAGAATGATTCATGTCCTTGTTCCTCATGGAAATTCAGCAGACTTTCTCAATGCAACCTGATCACCGAGCATCAGATGAGACTAATGAATTCAAGACCTGGCCAGATCCTTCAACAATGCAGTGAGATCAACTGGCCAGACTGGGTTTCAGGGATGCCATTAACAATCAAGATGACAAGAAGCACTGCAAGTTGTCTAGTTATAGAGAAAACGACTAAATATACACTCATGAACAGCTTGCATGTCTACAAAAGCATccttttggggaaaaaaagaagggCATTACAGAGAGATACCAGCTACATAGATGACTAAAGAAAGCATTGCATTGCAGAACACCAGTGTTTAGCCGTTTAGCAAtcaaaacaagacagaaaagaGCAATAAGCGCGCGATCTGTGAACACGAAATTGCAATTTGTCATTAGAAACATTCAAATCTGTCTGGCTAACTGATTCAATCTCACAGGGTCTGTTCATTAAAGGCTACATATCCACCACCAGCGCAACCGGGTGTTTTTGTGAATGCTACGACTGCATACAAATCATCCAAGAGGGTCGATAAAGGCATGAAAGAGAGTTAAATGTGACTAAACGCAACGCAATAGCTCGTAGCTCGACGGTTTCAGCCGCCATTTTGGCTCAAGCTCTTATTTACAATCCCGCAGCAGAAACAAAGGAAGCAcaagaaacacattttcaacAGAAACGTCTGGATCAAGCGTCGCCCCGAAACCCCCTTCACTCCCTCCACTGCAGCTCTGAGCTCAATCATGTCGCATTTCGCTCTTTTATTCAAGTGCAATACATACATGTGGTATTTGTGGCATGGATGCTCGCTTACCCCGGGTTTATTTTAGAAATTCACGCATATTGcggcataaaaaaaatatttccactcCAGCTCTGCCTCACTGTGTGTTCAATGAGCAGCGTTTGATGAGCGCAGGCGGCCCCGAATGCGGCCGAGCTCTTGCCCTCCCCTCCTCCGCTGCCAAATAGTGCTCCGCTGCCGGACAGCGCTGGCTCTGCGCGCGAATCTTTCCTGCCAAATAGTGCGCCGCCGACCGTTTCCCTTCGGCTTTCTTCGGAAGGTTTCGGCGCGGCTGGGGGAGAATGTATGCGCATGCGCAAGCACTGCGACATGAGTTGGTAGACATGACTGTCCCCCTCAAAAACCCAGTGAAAATAGACAATAAAGTCTGTAATTCGATGGGCTAGAATTAGTTTAATTCACTAATAGCATGCGCAGTCTGTTTTATATATCATGAACggctgtgtatttattttttatttttttactagaaCACTTAAATATGATGACAACTCACTGTTGCGCTATTCTTCAATATTATTTATCAAGGTGTTTattacaattagattttttttcttaattaagatTAACATtcgttgataaaaaaaattttttgtaaacttttgtaagagatcttaaaaaaataaaagaatatgaaGACGACCTCGAcagataaattattatataataaatatataatatacaaaccttatagttttattatttttatacatttatacgtacataaatacatattataggtaaattatatatttattttatatttttgtatatttctagaataattaaaaacaaataaaataaatataaaattaaagttatatttgttTATGACTGATTGTAAAGTTTGCGctttacatatatttgtatatatatatatatatatatatatatatatatatatatatatatatatatataaatgatcaaatgtaATTGTACAAAGTTGAATGTTATTATGTTATAAATCCTGTACtaacattattttttcataactGATATCAGGTCAAGGTTAATGTTAGAGACCCGAGGGCCTCAAGTTTCTCTCAACTGATATAAAACACAAGCTTGTGGAGTAACATGAAAATAAACGACATGGGTCTTGGTGGTAAACCTTGGTTTACTTCATGTTTCAGAAAAATCTTTTCACATGCATCACAAATCATCCTGTGCTCTACAGGTATCACTGGTGATGAGGTAatctaattcacacacacacacgcacacacacactgaaataacCAAAGCATCATCAGACAGATATTTCTCAGTAAGGGAGTGGCATCAATGATGACGCCGTCTCTCTgcggttgccatggagacagtgTCTTCACATGCCTTTGAACTGCTGCATTATGGACAGGAGCTGCTCGCTGCGTTTCTGGATGTTGCACTGCTCCTCTTTCAGCTTCTCCTGCTCCTGAAGCACCTCCTCCTGGAAGATCCACATCCAATCAATGAATAAAGACCCGCATGTTGAAATGATGAACAGCCATCACTCACTCCACGCATGAAATGAGACGTTTGCCAGAGTTCAGTGTGAAGAGCTCACATAGAAAGgctttttttagattattaacaTGTCagataaaaagtgtttttctaaaatataaaaatataaaaaaatatatattaatatttgtataaaaaaaattatatatacatatattgtataCAAAAATGTACAATGTTTCATACAATTTTCatgtattatgaaaaaaaaacattattaaaaatatataatttaattaaatatatactataaatacaaaaataaattgtcTACACTTTCTATCTGATGTGGTCATCTGAATAAtacaatgaaatgaaaatcaaaacaaataaaattaaatatgaggTGAAAATTAACTGAAACATAATAAGGTGAATTAAAAGctgaagtattaaaataactacaattgaaataaaataaggtggaatagaaataaaaaactaaaaatagaaaaataaaatctcaaactattaatatattttataattgtatgcaaatgaaacattgaCATGCattacagtgttataaaaatagaaaaaaaaaagtatatttcatatatatatatataaataaatttaaatttatgcatttagcagacgcttttatccaaagcgacttacattgcattcaggctaacaattttctacaatatatatacacatattaaatgttttttttctatttttccaaCATGTGAAAAAATAGACTGTAATGCATGTCAATGTTTCATACACacgacatttatatatatatatgcatatatatatatatatatatatatatatatatatatatatatatatatatatataaattcatgtcaaatacaattttgtatatgtgattttatttaaaaggaaaatttaaattaaaaaaattaaataaaaaaagaattcagTCACTAATACCTTACAGACAGTGAATGCTACAATCAGACTAACTAAACTGCACAAAACAAGCTGGTGTCTCCATCCGACAGCGGTTTGTCTGAAGTGAATGTTTGCGGTTATTTTCAGGTCACACACCCTCAGTTTCCACAGCTCCTTCCTCTCCCTGTCGTTCTCGTCCGCTCGCGCACGCAGCCAGGCCTCGTTCTGACTCCGGTGTCTCTCCAGCATATCCTCAAGTTCCTGTCCGGTCACAACCGCAAGCTTCCTTCAGTCATCGTGAAGAACAAGAGCAAACACATCCAAGAAAATCACTGGAATGGGACGATTTGAGCAGCGGCACCTGTTTCCGTCTCAGCAGATGCTGGTTTTGAGCCTCGCGCTCTTTCTGTAGAGCCTCTGCGTCCCGTGCAAGTGCTTCCTTTTCTCTGTTTCAGATGAGAGCTCATTCAGTTTTGGTTTATAAGATGTTTGTTTAGACAATTAATGTGAAATATACAATAAGGCATGACCTCTACCGGTCTAGTTTTTGGAATTCCTCATCTAACATGGCGAAAGCTTTGTGGATCATGTTCATGGCCTCGTCACGAACGGCGCTGAAATCTCTATGAACGCTCACCTGGAGAGAAAGACACATGATGCATTCGTTACAAAATCATACAGTTCCTTGCAAACAAAGATTCATATTTACGGCTGAAATCTCCACTGTTCaaagtttagggttggtaagataaaaaaaactctcttctgctcaccaacgatgcatttatttgataaaaaatacagtaaaattctgaaatattattaggatttaaaataactttcttctttgtgaatatctgttaagatgtaatttatttctgtgatgcacggatgaatttccagcatcattcctccagtcttcagtgtcacatgatcttcagaaatcagaataatatgatgatttactgctcatcaTCAatctttgaaaacagttgtgcaacttcatgtttttgtggaaaccgtgacacATTTAGTTGTTTcgggattatttaatgaattgaaGTTTCATCTGTTTGcagtagaaatcttttgtaactgtCTCCATGCGATCAATGTAAAGTGTGACGTCCATCACCTGAATGTTTTCACTTCTGTAGCTCTTCACGGTCACTGGAGACTGACTCAGCTCGTATTTCACGTTGGGAATCTTTGTTGGGGCGAAGCTGATCAAGTGGAAATGATTTGAATAACAGAACGTTACTTTCATGTGAAACTGGTAACGAAAGCCCTGTTttagtcagacacacacacacacacacacacacacacacacctgttactGGCCCCCTGCAGTCCAAACTCTGACAAGATCTCCTTCATCACTGCAGACAATCATGGATCAGACTCAGAAGAGTTGAACACAGATGACTGTATTTACAGGAGCTTTATTTACCTGGCTGTCTCTCTGAGGggtttattaatttcattattttcaagTCATTAAAATCTTGTTCCTCATTTTTGCCTCCAAACACATAAAGCTGCAACCAAGCAGAAAAACACTCAGTTAAAGCAAAAAGTTAGATTTGAGATACTGAACACAGGTTGGACGCGTCTTTTTATTGTTAAagtaatgcttttaaaaatagttttggtaATTatcataaatgaaataaaagctgaaataaaataaaataattataatatatatatatatatatatatatatataattcgaAATGTTGCCTTATCtaaacccaaaataaaataagttaaattactaaaactgacgAAAAAAGTTAACGTTATAATACATCACGTGATGCTCTAGTTCGCATATAATGTTACGCATTTATAGTGCGTTCTGTCACTGGAAATGTATAATGATCACATTTTTAAAGATATGGGACAGAAAATGTATAGATCTATAATTTATGTAGTTTCGTATAGTTACTATCACACAAATAAAGAGTTACGTGTTTCTCCAAAAGTCAGcataattacaaatgtgatattgattttatacaacagttcaataaacaagacgTCAAGAGATTTACGTTTTAGACAACATATtacctgtttttgctctatttctaaGAACAGAAATctttccaaacacagccaccGTTTTGCGTCTCTGAGTAACATGAATGAACGagtcgttcctgaatgaatcaaccgtttaaatgactCGGTTCAACCGCAATGACTcgcttattaacagtgactcactgccacctactggccattttaacttcacatttaaggttccttttataatttcaaacatcagttttcgatgttttgtttaaaatatcaaaacattgtttattcatttgtaaatgcaGGTAAAAATTTAGAATCGAATTTAGAATCAGGATTCATTAGTAAAGGgatgaaaaaaattaacatagATGTTAGACAAGAAATACATTTGTGACAAAAActcttatattttaatttatttgtttatatattccAGCTCTGCTCATTCTGGACATTCATCAATTTCACGAGGTGCATCATGGGATACTTTATGAAACCTCCCTTCAATCTCttctccattaaaaaaatatataatgcaaattcagtaatttaagtgcatttttttgatgattagaaacAGCTGATTGTCTAAACTTTTGAATTATGTAAAAGTGCATAAATGTTTGACACATACATGACTGTGGACGATGAAAGCTGTGTGTCTGTGACGTCTGGAGGGAGGGATGCCGACATACAGTGGTACTTTCCATTTCATCTTTCCTGGTGAAAGAGGAAGAGTTTTAAGAGAGTTAGTGTCTGTTCATTGTCTTCTGTGAGAAAACAGTTCACTCTCAGTGTCGCTTCTCATCTTACCGATGCTTAATTTGTGAATTTCATTTGTTGATGATACCACTCCGTCTGGATTAGTGATGGTTCCTCCGAATAAGTAAATATCCTGAATCAAAACATTTGTTCAAGCATCATTATTACCTTTGGGTCATATTTGAAGTTTATtctaaaatgctaattaattaaacctcagtttgagattttttttctaaatttattcagatttatttcagaattgcgtttttttttacgttttgtcTCTTCTGCTTATCAACACTGAATttactgagcaaaaaaaaaaaaaactttgtgaattattattacaattttaagtgtttaagtgtttaatttaaaaatgttatttattcctgtgtgcTGGGCGATATGAACAGTATTTTATTTCATGGTAatcatatatagttttatatagtttatacatttttttttttttgcttttaataggGTCTTTATGATTTCACGTTTTTTGATACcatagaaatgtaataattattcaccagtgtcaatatcacaaaaaaatgaaaCCAGTCTAAAAAAAAGCTCACTAAAGACAAGTAAACTGTCAGCGATTACATAAGAATAAGaaactaattaaaaacaatagaccaaaaaaaaaaaaaaactacagtagaaaaataaataaatgagaaatgctACATATATTGTATTAAGTAATCAAATGACTAATAACATTGCaattcttgtaaattaaaaaaaaatcttcttattAAACTTATAAGTGAGTagtgatagatatatatatatatatatattattttttatttttgcttgatTAACATGAATAACAGACAGCAGggatattagactgctgtcactttaagagctaaCCGGATACAATATACTGTCACACATtcgttttctttctcagctgtttgcttaCACTTAAGACTTAAATTACTGTGTTTATGAGGATACTTGCAAACACTGGCATTCACATACAAGTAGGTTGTTTTTAATTGTTGGcctaaaaaaaagtgtcaaaaataaCACCGTTCAATACTCCTACACTCTATGCGCACTGTCTTCacatgtgtgtgtctctctgtctctgtcgcATATACAGAAATAAGTTCTCTTTCACTGCTGATTGCATTTCAAAAGCTTAAAATCCCTTTTTTAAACCACAATGCTTTAAAATGCACGGAAATTAGATGTTTTCGTGACCACAGCAACATTACGTGTGCGTGTAACCGTGATAAAGACGACAgtccaaaatgttaaaaaaaatattttgctttttCCTTGCTTATTCTTgctagggctgcatttatttgatcaaaaattctgtaaaaattgtgaaatattattacaatttatatttccTGTTTTCTATGTCAATatctattcaaatgtaatttatttctgtgatgcgcagctgtattttcagcatcattcctccagccttcagtgtcacatgatcttcagaaatcattctaatgtgctgattggctgctcaggaaacatttctgattatcatcaatgttagaAACAGTTAATATgttgatgcattttatttatcaggattcttcgatggatagaaagttcaaaagaacagcatttaagttacttttgtaacattttgtgtcacttttgattcatttaatgcatccttgtagaataaaaatattaatttctttccaaaagaaaagaaagaagaactAGTAAACTAAACCAGTTTTACCTTGTCATGGTGTGATGTAAAGGTTTGACCGGCACAAACAACAGGAGCCTCTCCTTTTACCTTACACTGTTCCCACACCAGAGTCTCTACGGGGAAAAAACACATTCA comes from the Carassius auratus strain Wakin unplaced genomic scaffold, ASM336829v1 scaf_tig00038570, whole genome shotgun sequence genome and includes:
- the LOC113083524 gene encoding tRNA wybutosine-synthesizing protein 2/3/4 is translated as MALASGHWVDKDIAGVPPSPRYGHAMTVAGNIAFLFGGASSAITEDHPPIYLNDFYMITVSPDRVTWELMPQKGDVPTAREGHTLCVVKGKLYLFGGSSHPEAGECLPGVYCFDIDACGLICASVTLMWEKLQTAGVCLRTLRHSAAALGDNIYVFGGILDSVSTDDLMMFNTVSLNWMPIKTTGALPSARYGHSLAVVGEQIFLFGGCSEDGSQAKDMCALNTETLVWEQCKVKGEAPVVCAGQTFTSHHDKDIYLFGGTITNPDGVVSSTNEIHKLSIGKMKWKVPLYVGIPPSRRHRHTAFIVHSHLYVFGGKNEEQDFNDLKIMKLINPSERQPVMKEILSEFGLQGASNSFAPTKIPNVKYELSQSPVTVKSYRSENIQVSVHRDFSAVRDEAMNMIHKAFAMLDEEFQKLDREKEALARDAEALQKEREAQNQHLLRRKQELEDMLERHRSQNEAWLRARADENDRERKELWKLREEVLQEQEKLKEEQCNIQKRSEQLLSIMQQFKGM